One window from the genome of Lathamus discolor isolate bLatDis1 chromosome 8, bLatDis1.hap1, whole genome shotgun sequence encodes:
- the LOC136018984 gene encoding gonadotropin-releasing hormone II receptor-like, with protein sequence MSDERLPPSPHLPITEEDANASSPICPERWVEPRFTRAARVRVIITVIFFLLAAGSNAAVLGSLLRKRRKSHVRPLLLSLALADLLVTVAVMPLDAVWNVTVQWYGGDLSCKLLNFLKLFAMYAAALVLVVISLDRHAAVLHPFSRARRRNGLLLRAAWAGSVLLASPQLFLFHLQTAPGGNFTQCVTHGSFRTHWEETVYNMFTFTTLYITPLSVMIVCYTRIVWEVSKQLKINKGLIRHQSDHISKARMKTLKMTIVIVATFIICWTPYYLLGLWYWFQPAMIQKMPEYVNHSFFLFGLLHTCTDPVIYGLYTPSFREDVQMCLRGIETAITRHERHKPASASEKNTKDGAANGGVASGCSNGTTVNTAC encoded by the exons ATGAGTGACGAGCGGCttcccccatctccccatctccccatcaCAGAGGAGGATGCCAACGCCTCATCCCCCATCTGCCCCGAGCGCTGGGTTGAGCCCCGGTTCACGCGAGCGGCGAGGGTGCGGGTGATCATCACGGTCATCTTCTTCCTGCTGGCGGCGGGCAGCAACGCGGCGGTGCTGGGCAGcctgctgaggaagaggaggaaatccCACGTGCGGCCGCTGCTCCTCAGCCTGGCGCTGGCTGACCTGCTGGTGACGGTGGCGGTGATGCCCCTGGATGCGGTGTGGAACGTGACGGTGCAGTGGTACGGAGGGGACCTCTCCTGCAAGCTCCTCAACTTCCTCAAGCTCTTTGCCATGTACGCGGCCGCGCTGGTGCTGGTGGTCATCAGCCTGGACCGGCACGCGGCCGTCCTCCATCCCTTCTCTCGTGCTCGCCGCCGCAATGGGCTGCTGCTCCGCGCTGCCTGGGCTGGCAGCGTGCTCCTGGCTTCACCCCAG cttttcctcttccacCTGCAGACGGCCCCAGGAGGGAACTTCACCCAGTGTGTCACGCACGGGAGCTTCCGGACGCACTGGGAGGAAACCGTGTACAACATGTTCACCTTCACCACCCTCTACATCACCCCCCTGAGCGTCATGATCGTTTGCTACACCCGGATCGTCTGGGAGGTCAGCAAGCAGCTAAAGATCAATAAAG GTTTGATAAGACATCAAAGTGACCACATCTCCAAGGCACGCATGAAGACTCTCAAGATGACCATAGTGATTGTTGCCACCTTCATCATCTGCTGGACCCCGTATTACCTCCTGGGCTTGTGGTACTGGTTCCAGCCAGCCATGATCCAGAAGATGCCCGAGTATGTCAACCACAGCTTCTTCCTCTTCGGCTTGCTGCACACCTGCACTGACCCTGTCATCTATGGGCTGTACACCCCGTCCTTTCGGGAGGATGTGCAGATGTGTCTCAGGGGCATTGAAACAGCCATTACCAGGCACGAGAGACACAAACCTGCCTCAGCCTCAGAGAAGAACACCAAGGATGGTGCAGCAAATGGTGGCGTGGCATCAGGATGCTCCAACGGGACAACCGTCAACACGGCCTGCTGA